From one Streptomyces sp. CA-210063 genomic stretch:
- a CDS encoding cobalamin B12-binding domain-containing protein: MISTPVRVVIAKPGLDGHDRGAKVIARALRDAGVEVVYTGLHQTPRQIVDTAVQEDADGIGLSVLSGAHMTLFAEVLRLLKEAGAEDITVFGGGIIPEADIPALRDMGVAALFTPGAATHDIAEWVTTSVRSG, translated from the coding sequence GTGATATCGACACCCGTTCGCGTCGTGATCGCCAAACCGGGGCTGGACGGCCACGACCGTGGCGCCAAGGTCATCGCCCGTGCCCTGCGGGACGCCGGGGTGGAAGTCGTCTACACGGGGCTCCACCAGACACCACGCCAGATCGTCGACACCGCGGTCCAGGAGGACGCCGACGGGATAGGCCTCTCGGTGCTCTCCGGAGCCCACATGACCCTCTTCGCCGAGGTTCTCAGGCTGCTGAAGGAGGCCGGGGCGGAGGACATCACCGTCTTCGGCGGCGGGATCATCCCGGAAGCCGACATCCCGGCACTGCGCGACATGGGTGTCGCCGCCCTCTTCACCCCCGGCGCGGCGACTCACGACATCGCCGAGTGGGTGACGACGAGCGTGCGCTCCGGCTGA
- a CDS encoding beta-ketoacyl-[acyl-carrier-protein] synthase family protein, protein MTDVRTQARPGRGRRFDVAVTGVGLVTPAGLGVEANVERVWSGVSTAAPDPELAGLPVDFACRVPDFDAAALLGRRSAVRMDPVSHFGVVAARQAVADAGLDPASWEGPRVGVVVGTSLGGWSTVEREHGNRLADGPEFVSPLLMVMGPVNMTAGYIAMDLKALGPNQVVSTACASGNTAIGYARALLEAGVCDIVLAGGAEAAMSPTAMASLARAGALSGRTDDPASASRPFDADRDGFVAGEGAAMLVLERVEDARARGARIRARVSGFGASADGHHASAPDPTGGGAERAIRAALADALVDPSEVDHVNAHGTSTPLNDITESGVIRRVFGEKPAVTSTKGVVGHLLGAAGAAEAVYTVLAVERRLVPPTANLTSQDAGIGVDVVAKEARPLDIGAAVNNSFGFGGQNAVIVVTPA, encoded by the coding sequence ATGACCGATGTACGAACGCAAGCCCGTCCCGGTCGCGGCCGACGCTTCGACGTCGCCGTCACCGGCGTCGGTCTGGTCACCCCGGCCGGGCTGGGCGTCGAGGCCAACGTGGAACGGGTCTGGTCGGGGGTCTCCACGGCGGCTCCCGACCCGGAACTCGCCGGTCTGCCCGTCGACTTCGCCTGTCGTGTACCGGACTTCGACGCCGCGGCACTGCTGGGCAGGCGCAGCGCCGTACGCATGGACCCGGTCAGCCACTTCGGTGTGGTCGCGGCCCGGCAGGCGGTGGCCGACGCCGGGCTCGACCCGGCCTCCTGGGAGGGCCCCCGGGTCGGTGTGGTCGTCGGTACGTCGCTGGGCGGCTGGTCCACGGTCGAGCGGGAGCACGGCAACCGGCTGGCCGACGGCCCGGAGTTCGTCTCCCCGCTGCTGATGGTGATGGGGCCGGTCAACATGACCGCCGGCTACATCGCCATGGATCTCAAGGCGCTGGGCCCGAACCAGGTGGTGTCCACGGCCTGTGCCTCGGGCAACACGGCGATCGGGTACGCCCGCGCCCTGCTGGAGGCCGGGGTCTGCGACATCGTCCTGGCGGGCGGCGCCGAGGCGGCCATGTCCCCGACCGCGATGGCCAGTCTGGCCCGGGCCGGCGCGCTGTCGGGCCGCACCGACGACCCGGCGTCCGCCTCGCGTCCGTTCGACGCCGACCGCGACGGCTTCGTCGCGGGCGAGGGCGCGGCGATGCTGGTACTGGAACGGGTCGAGGACGCGCGGGCGCGGGGCGCTCGCATCCGGGCCCGGGTGTCGGGGTTCGGCGCGTCCGCCGACGGCCATCACGCGTCGGCGCCCGACCCGACGGGCGGCGGAGCCGAACGGGCCATCCGGGCGGCGCTCGCCGACGCCCTCGTCGACCCGTCCGAGGTGGACCACGTCAACGCGCACGGCACGTCCACCCCGCTCAACGACATCACCGAGTCCGGGGTGATCCGGCGGGTCTTCGGAGAGAAGCCCGCCGTCACCTCCACCAAGGGTGTCGTGGGCCATCTGCTGGGCGCGGCCGGAGCGGCCGAGGCGGTGTACACGGTGCTCGCCGTCGAGCGGCGCCTCGTCCCGCCGACCGCCAACCTGACGAGTCAGGACGCGGGCATCGGGGTGGACGTGGTGGCGAAGGAGGCCCGCCCCCTGGACATCGGCGCCGCGGTGAACAACTCCTTCGGCTTCGGCGGCCAGAACGCGGTGATCGTGGTGACCCCGGCATGA
- a CDS encoding MFS transporter — protein sequence MTSTPWATTRVLGDRNAGLYLAGVVVSGLGSSAMWLVAGVWVKDLTGSDALAALCAFALWAPVLAGPLLGTLADRPRRRALLITTNLGLAALLLTLFAVDTPGDLWLLYTVLLVYGAAGVVADAAESALVTTAIDKSLLGDFNGLRMTANESMKLVAPLAGAGLYAAYGGATVALLDAVTFVAAAGVYGLARVREGAPEPGPSTAQAGGEVAPKTPLTSPALEQPTAGRRARTTEGARHLLADERLRPLVLAGATTMLLSGINGALIYAVVESLGHSPAYTGLLYVAQGIGSITIGLTTGPLLRRLGELPFAAYGIALTGSAVALRALPNDTLTLACSTAIGIGLPCALTATLTAIQRRTPPELLGRTTATAHTLLFAPTAVGMAIGAGLVELINLQVLLVAVGAGFVLSAARLLRHCRR from the coding sequence ATGACATCCACGCCATGGGCGACGACGCGCGTCCTCGGGGACCGCAACGCGGGGCTGTACCTGGCCGGAGTGGTGGTCTCGGGCCTCGGTTCGTCGGCGATGTGGCTGGTCGCGGGCGTCTGGGTCAAGGACCTCACCGGCTCGGACGCGCTCGCGGCGCTGTGCGCGTTCGCCCTGTGGGCCCCGGTCCTGGCCGGCCCCCTCCTGGGCACCCTCGCGGACCGCCCCCGCCGCCGCGCCCTCCTCATCACCACCAACCTGGGCCTGGCCGCCCTCCTCCTCACCCTCTTCGCCGTGGACACCCCGGGCGACCTGTGGCTCCTCTACACGGTCCTCCTCGTCTACGGAGCGGCAGGCGTCGTCGCCGACGCGGCCGAGTCGGCCCTCGTCACCACGGCCATCGACAAGTCCCTCCTCGGCGACTTCAACGGGCTGCGCATGACGGCTAACGAGAGCATGAAACTGGTGGCTCCGCTGGCGGGGGCGGGGCTGTACGCGGCGTACGGCGGGGCGACGGTGGCACTGCTGGACGCGGTCACGTTCGTCGCGGCGGCGGGGGTGTACGGGTTGGCGCGGGTGCGGGAGGGTGCCCCGGAGCCTGGGCCGTCGACGGCCCAGGCAGGTGGCGAGGTCGCCCCCAAGACACCGCTGACCAGCCCCGCACTCGAGCAGCCCACCGCGGGTCGGCGCGCCCGCACGACCGAAGGCGCCCGCCATCTGCTCGCCGACGAACGCCTACGCCCCCTCGTCCTGGCCGGCGCCACGACCATGCTGCTCTCCGGGATCAACGGCGCCCTGATCTACGCGGTGGTCGAGTCCCTGGGCCACTCCCCCGCCTACACAGGCCTCCTCTACGTCGCCCAGGGCATCGGCTCGATCACCATCGGCCTGACCACGGGCCCGCTCCTGCGCCGCCTCGGCGAACTCCCCTTCGCGGCGTACGGCATCGCCCTGACGGGATCGGCGGTGGCCCTGCGCGCGCTACCGAACGACACCCTCACGCTGGCCTGCAGCACAGCGATCGGCATCGGCCTCCCCTGTGCCCTGACCGCCACGCTCACCGCGATCCAGCGCCGAACCCCGCCCGAGCTACTGGGTCGCACCACCGCCACGGCCCACACCCTGCTCTTCGCCCCGACCGCCGTCGGGATGGCGATCGGCGCGGGACTGGTGGAACTGATCAACCTCCAGGTACTGCTGGTGGCCGTGGGGGCGGGATTCGTCCTGTCGGCGGCCCGACTGCTGCGCCATTGCCGCCGGTGA
- a CDS encoding ScbA/BarX family gamma-butyrolactone biosynthesis protein codes for MTIAEQERPDAAPAAAEPAYRRSMDRALVHRRAIMEVFVTDAARLGDETFAVAVQAPRAHSYYNDHTQRPGLLDPLFLLEAARQAVTVVAHQWLGVSYDTSFLISDWTTEFTDLSALRTRGDVPDEFVVEVTTRDLKRRGTRLLAATLECVFVVGGRHAGTSVIVAGYLSRDGYQAHREKSRGNVPPLSSDMPCDRVGAPVAPGLVGRERTGNVVLTDVAHPGGPELLRASLEVPVQHPAMYDHPLDHVPAMALMEAARQAAVLAAGAPAERRYAYAFGATFSRFVELDSPVTVAVTPSDDERFTVDFRQDGASVCTATVGVAGLPAPPATDTGGR; via the coding sequence ATGACCATTGCTGAGCAGGAGCGGCCGGACGCCGCCCCGGCCGCGGCCGAACCGGCCTACCGGCGTTCGATGGACCGGGCGCTGGTGCACCGCCGCGCCATCATGGAGGTCTTCGTCACGGACGCGGCACGGCTCGGCGACGAGACGTTCGCCGTGGCGGTGCAGGCACCCCGCGCGCACAGCTACTACAACGACCACACCCAGCGGCCCGGGCTGCTCGACCCGCTGTTCCTGCTGGAGGCGGCCCGGCAGGCGGTCACCGTCGTGGCGCACCAGTGGCTGGGCGTCTCGTACGACACGTCGTTCCTGATCAGCGACTGGACCACCGAGTTCACGGACCTGTCCGCGCTGCGGACCCGTGGCGACGTGCCGGACGAGTTCGTCGTCGAGGTCACCACCCGTGACCTCAAGCGGCGGGGGACCCGACTGCTGGCCGCCACGCTGGAGTGCGTGTTCGTCGTCGGAGGCCGACACGCCGGAACGAGCGTCATCGTGGCCGGTTACCTCAGCCGTGACGGCTACCAGGCACACCGCGAGAAGAGCCGGGGAAACGTTCCGCCTCTCTCCTCCGACATGCCGTGCGACCGCGTCGGCGCCCCTGTGGCGCCCGGACTCGTCGGCCGCGAGCGGACCGGGAACGTGGTGCTGACCGACGTGGCACACCCGGGCGGCCCGGAGCTCCTGCGCGCCTCGCTCGAGGTACCGGTACAGCACCCGGCGATGTACGACCACCCACTGGACCATGTGCCCGCGATGGCCCTGATGGAGGCGGCCCGCCAGGCGGCGGTGCTCGCCGCCGGGGCGCCGGCGGAGCGGCGGTACGCCTACGCCTTCGGCGCCACCTTCAGCCGGTTCGTGGAACTGGACAGCCCGGTGACGGTCGCCGTCACCCCCTCCGACGACGAGCGCTTCACCGTCGACTTCCGGCAGGACGGCGCGTCCGTCTGCACCGCCACCGTCGGCGTCGCCGGGCTTCCCGCGCCGCCGGCCACGGACACGGGCGGCAGGTGA
- a CDS encoding MBL fold metallo-hydrolase, translated as MLVLSATTGKFGTNVHIVAAGPGSPCLIIDPGHDAADAVAEAIRAHRLEPEAILLTHGHMDHTWDAVPLARRYGIAAWIHPADRYQFGAPAKGLPDTFPRELLVGHPDQEPDEVGDLPEDGGEVAFAAGQVTVLHTPGHTGGSVMFRFDGGEVPLLATGDTLLAAGKGRADAPGASPASLDASLRTIVTACPGGTRLLTGHGPTSTLSETGIR; from the coding sequence ATGCTCGTACTGTCCGCCACCACCGGCAAGTTCGGCACGAACGTCCACATCGTCGCCGCGGGACCCGGATCACCGTGCCTGATCATCGACCCCGGGCACGACGCCGCCGACGCGGTCGCCGAGGCCATCCGCGCCCACCGGCTCGAACCCGAGGCGATCCTGCTCACGCACGGCCACATGGACCACACCTGGGACGCCGTGCCGCTCGCCCGGCGCTACGGCATCGCCGCGTGGATCCACCCGGCCGACCGCTACCAGTTCGGCGCCCCCGCCAAAGGGCTGCCGGACACCTTCCCCCGTGAACTGCTCGTCGGCCACCCCGACCAGGAGCCCGACGAGGTCGGTGACCTGCCCGAGGACGGCGGCGAAGTGGCTTTCGCGGCGGGCCAGGTCACCGTGCTGCACACGCCCGGCCACACCGGCGGTTCCGTGATGTTCCGCTTCGACGGCGGCGAGGTGCCGCTGCTCGCCACCGGAGACACCCTGCTCGCGGCGGGCAAGGGGCGCGCCGACGCGCCCGGCGCCAGCCCCGCGAGCCTGGACGCCTCCCTCCGCACGATCGTCACCGCCTGTCCGGGCGGCACCCGTCTGCTCACCGGACACGGCCCCACCAGCACCCTCAGCGAGACAGGAATCCGATGA
- a CDS encoding acyl carrier protein, whose protein sequence is MSAHQDRLFALVTEKLGVAPEDLDTAATFDALDLDSLALIELSVIVQKEFGVQIDETALTPDNTFADVLSVIDSKAVVA, encoded by the coding sequence ATGTCCGCACACCAGGACCGTCTCTTCGCCCTCGTCACCGAGAAGCTCGGCGTCGCCCCTGAGGACCTCGACACCGCCGCCACCTTCGACGCGCTCGACCTGGACTCGCTCGCACTGATCGAGCTCAGCGTCATCGTGCAGAAGGAGTTCGGCGTGCAGATCGACGAGACCGCGCTGACCCCCGACAACACCTTCGCCGACGTCCTCTCCGTCATCGACAGCAAGGCCGTGGTGGCCTGA
- a CDS encoding quinone oxidoreductase family protein, which translates to MTNTSQPPVALMRAVRFESFGGPSVLTVADVPVPEPEPGQITIDVDHAGVNFAEVMFRRGQFPVDLPHSPGLEAVGRVRAVGADVTGFEIGERVAALTLGGGGNAEVVAVGAGHAVRLDGELSGLDGTLAAGALCNVTTALGVLTSAGHLAEGETVVVLAAAGGVGTAAAQLARSLGAATVIGVTSSPAKAEYARAFGYDSVVSYQEIEREVAERTGGAGADLVLDSVGGAFRSSVTGLLAAFGRHVIFGNAAAEDVTFEGNHPWYTNSSLVGYNLGGVAGRAPELLRAHLEQALAEVAKGAVRVDVKVLPLKDVVHAHELLETRASTGKYVLDVRA; encoded by the coding sequence ATGACGAACACCTCCCAGCCCCCCGTGGCCCTGATGCGCGCCGTCCGGTTCGAGTCCTTCGGCGGCCCGTCCGTCCTGACCGTCGCGGACGTCCCGGTGCCGGAGCCGGAGCCCGGACAGATCACGATCGACGTCGATCACGCGGGCGTGAACTTCGCCGAAGTGATGTTCCGGCGCGGCCAGTTCCCCGTGGATCTGCCGCACTCCCCGGGCCTGGAGGCGGTCGGCAGGGTCCGTGCCGTCGGCGCCGACGTCACCGGCTTCGAGATCGGCGAGCGGGTGGCCGCCCTCACTCTGGGGGGCGGCGGAAACGCCGAGGTCGTCGCCGTGGGCGCGGGGCACGCCGTGCGACTGGACGGCGAACTCTCCGGACTGGACGGCACCCTGGCGGCCGGAGCCCTCTGCAACGTCACCACGGCCCTGGGCGTTCTCACTTCGGCCGGGCACCTCGCCGAGGGCGAGACCGTGGTCGTTCTCGCCGCCGCGGGCGGAGTCGGTACGGCCGCCGCACAGCTGGCCCGGTCGCTCGGCGCGGCCACGGTGATCGGCGTGACCAGCAGCCCGGCCAAGGCCGAGTACGCGCGTGCCTTCGGCTACGACAGCGTCGTGTCGTACCAGGAGATCGAGCGGGAGGTGGCGGAGCGGACCGGCGGAGCGGGCGCCGATCTTGTCCTGGACTCGGTCGGCGGCGCGTTCCGCTCCTCCGTGACCGGCCTGCTGGCCGCGTTCGGACGGCATGTCATCTTCGGCAACGCCGCGGCCGAGGACGTCACGTTCGAGGGCAATCACCCCTGGTACACGAACAGTTCGCTCGTCGGCTACAACCTCGGCGGTGTCGCCGGCCGCGCACCCGAACTGCTCCGCGCCCATCTGGAACAGGCGCTGGCCGAAGTCGCGAAGGGCGCGGTCCGCGTCGACGTGAAGGTGCTGCCGCTGAAGGACGTCGTGCACGCCCACGAACTGCTGGAGACACGGGCGTCCACGGGCAAGTACGTACTCGACGTCCGGGCCTGA
- a CDS encoding NADP-dependent oxidoreductase — protein MKAIAIQRYGGPEVLELMDLPAPRIGPDVVLVRVRYAGVNPADWKIREGYIDDWFESHFPMVMGCDLSGVVERTGLGVTEFAPGDEVVGYVRADHMQRGTYGELVAAPVRTLAHKPHTLDWRAAAGLPAAGLTAYQALRRHLEVGPGDVLLVHAAAGGVGSLAVQIGRALGARIIGTASGRNHEFLRSLGAEPVTYGPGLGDRVRALAPEGVDAVFDLMGGDTLHASPALLRPGGRLASISGDVTGLGGRYVFVRPDPADLAELVALADRGEVRVHVSAEFPLADAARAHELVATGHVRGKVVLAVTPA, from the coding sequence GTGAAGGCCATCGCCATCCAGCGCTACGGAGGGCCGGAGGTCCTGGAGCTCATGGACCTTCCCGCACCGCGGATCGGCCCGGACGTCGTGCTCGTCCGGGTGCGCTACGCGGGCGTCAATCCGGCGGACTGGAAGATCCGCGAGGGCTACATCGACGACTGGTTCGAGTCGCACTTCCCCATGGTGATGGGCTGTGACCTGTCCGGTGTCGTCGAGCGTACGGGCCTCGGCGTCACCGAGTTCGCCCCGGGCGACGAGGTCGTCGGCTATGTCCGAGCCGACCACATGCAACGCGGCACGTACGGCGAGTTGGTGGCCGCCCCCGTCCGCACCCTGGCGCACAAGCCGCACACCCTCGACTGGCGCGCCGCCGCCGGGCTCCCGGCCGCCGGCCTCACCGCCTACCAGGCACTGCGCCGTCATCTGGAGGTCGGCCCGGGTGACGTACTGCTCGTGCACGCGGCGGCCGGCGGGGTCGGCTCCCTCGCCGTCCAGATCGGCCGTGCTCTCGGCGCCCGGATCATCGGTACGGCGAGTGGGCGCAACCACGAGTTCCTGCGCTCGCTCGGCGCCGAGCCCGTGACGTACGGCCCCGGGCTCGGCGACCGGGTGCGGGCCCTGGCCCCGGAGGGCGTCGACGCGGTCTTCGACCTCATGGGCGGTGACACGCTGCACGCTTCGCCCGCCCTGCTGCGCCCGGGGGGCCGCCTCGCGTCCATCTCGGGGGACGTGACCGGGCTGGGCGGGCGCTATGTGTTCGTCCGCCCCGACCCGGCCGACCTCGCCGAGCTGGTGGCTCTGGCGGACCGCGGCGAGGTACGGGTCCACGTCAGCGCCGAGTTCCCGCTCGCCGACGCGGCGCGTGCCCACGAGCTCGTGGCGACCGGCCATGTGCGCGGCAAGGTCGTCCTGGCGGTCACGCCGGCCTGA
- a CDS encoding 3-oxoacyl-ACP synthase: MRLDSPLGLIAAAWYPKRRQTVEEALAVGDIDARTARDLGYTSLPVSEHMAPPDMAVEAATEVLTLSGAQAAHLSLVLHASVHHQGHDAWSAPHYVARRLGAHRAVPIGLLQQCNGGAIGIELAASRLQGDPAAGPALVTTADRFLMPSWHRWLSDYGMAAGDAATAVLVHRVSGAAEASGAPGTGHALAPDLLLHSLATDAAAELEVMHRGDDELNATPMGHSSMIDVRRTKRAFIKAYGVDFFLKTAAGRIRAVVEECLADAGLAPDDPRLRYAVIPRLGSKAMAEAYIPPLTDVTSAEVLDLGRATGHVGAGDLNASLADLSRTDLLEPGQYALVLNGGGGFTFTAVVVGKP, encoded by the coding sequence GTGCGACTGGACTCACCGCTCGGGCTGATCGCCGCGGCCTGGTACCCGAAGCGACGGCAGACGGTCGAAGAGGCCCTGGCCGTCGGCGACATCGACGCCCGCACCGCCCGCGACCTCGGCTACACCTCCCTTCCGGTCAGCGAGCACATGGCACCGCCGGACATGGCCGTCGAGGCCGCGACGGAGGTGCTGACGCTCTCCGGCGCCCAGGCCGCCCACCTGTCGCTCGTCCTGCACGCGAGCGTCCACCACCAGGGCCATGACGCCTGGTCCGCCCCGCACTACGTGGCACGGCGGCTCGGGGCCCACCGTGCCGTACCGATCGGCCTCCTGCAGCAGTGCAACGGCGGCGCCATCGGCATCGAGCTCGCCGCGAGCCGCCTCCAGGGCGACCCGGCCGCCGGACCCGCTCTGGTGACGACGGCCGACCGGTTCCTGATGCCGAGCTGGCACCGCTGGCTCAGCGACTACGGCATGGCGGCGGGCGACGCGGCCACGGCCGTCCTCGTCCACCGTGTCAGCGGGGCGGCGGAGGCGTCCGGAGCTCCGGGAACAGGGCACGCGCTCGCACCGGACCTGCTCCTGCACTCCCTCGCGACCGATGCCGCGGCCGAACTGGAGGTGATGCACCGCGGCGACGACGAGCTCAACGCGACGCCCATGGGCCACAGTTCGATGATCGACGTACGGCGCACCAAGCGCGCGTTCATCAAGGCGTACGGCGTCGACTTCTTCCTCAAGACCGCTGCCGGGCGTATCCGTGCCGTCGTCGAGGAGTGCCTGGCCGACGCCGGGCTCGCCCCGGACGACCCGCGGCTCCGCTACGCCGTGATCCCCAGACTGGGGAGCAAGGCCATGGCGGAGGCGTACATCCCGCCGCTGACGGACGTCACCTCCGCGGAGGTGCTCGACCTCGGCCGCGCCACCGGGCACGTGGGCGCCGGCGACCTCAACGCCTCCCTCGCCGACCTGTCCCGCACCGACCTGCTGGAGCCCGGGCAGTACGCGCTCGTGCTCAACGGCGGTGGCGGTTTCACGTTCACCGCGGTGGTGGTCGGCAAGCCCTGA
- a CDS encoding acyl-CoA mutase large subunit family protein → MRESESGLPIEPVYGQGALEGWDPAEKLGEPGAYPFTRGVYPSMYTGRPWTMRQYAGFGTAAESNARYRQLIANGTMGLSVAFDLPTQMGYDSDAPIAHGEVGKVGVAIDSVDDMRVLFGGIPLDKVSTSMTINAPAAVLLLLYQLVAEEQGVGADRLTGTIQNDVLKEYIARGTYIFPPKPSLRLIADIFKYCRAEIPKWNTISISGYHMAEAGASPAQEIAFTLADGIEYVRTAVAAGMDVDDFAPRLSFFFVARTTILEEVAKFRAARRIWARVMREEFGAQNPKSLMLRFHTQTAGVQLTAQQPEVNLVRVAVQGLAAVLGGTQSLHTNSFDEAIALPTDKSARLALRTQQVLAYETDVTATVDPFAGSYVIEKMTDDVEAAAVELMRKIEDLGGAVSAIEHGFQKNEIERSAYRIAQETDSGERVVVGVNRFQLDEEEPYEPLRVDPAIEAQQAERLAKLRAERDQATVDAALSDLKKAAEGTDNVLYPMREALKARATVGEVSDALRDVWGTYTPTDAF, encoded by the coding sequence ATGCGCGAGTCGGAGTCGGGACTGCCCATCGAGCCGGTGTACGGCCAGGGCGCCCTGGAGGGCTGGGATCCGGCGGAGAAGCTGGGTGAGCCGGGTGCGTACCCGTTCACCCGTGGCGTCTATCCGTCGATGTACACCGGCCGTCCGTGGACCATGCGCCAGTACGCCGGCTTCGGTACGGCGGCGGAATCCAACGCCCGCTACCGGCAGTTGATCGCCAACGGGACCATGGGCCTGTCGGTGGCCTTCGACCTGCCCACCCAGATGGGCTACGACTCCGACGCGCCGATCGCCCACGGCGAGGTCGGCAAGGTGGGCGTGGCGATCGACTCGGTCGACGACATGCGGGTGCTGTTCGGCGGGATCCCGCTGGACAAGGTGTCGACGTCGATGACGATCAACGCGCCGGCCGCGGTGTTGTTGCTTCTGTACCAACTGGTGGCCGAGGAGCAGGGCGTCGGCGCCGACCGGCTGACCGGCACGATCCAGAACGACGTGCTGAAGGAGTACATCGCGCGCGGGACGTACATCTTCCCGCCGAAGCCCTCCCTCCGGTTGATCGCCGACATCTTCAAGTACTGCAGGGCCGAGATCCCGAAGTGGAACACGATCTCGATCTCCGGCTACCACATGGCCGAGGCGGGCGCCTCCCCCGCGCAGGAGATCGCGTTCACCCTGGCCGACGGCATCGAGTACGTCCGTACGGCGGTCGCGGCGGGCATGGACGTCGACGACTTCGCCCCCCGGCTGTCCTTCTTCTTCGTCGCCCGTACGACGATCCTGGAAGAGGTCGCCAAGTTCCGTGCGGCGCGCAGGATCTGGGCCCGGGTGATGCGGGAGGAGTTCGGCGCGCAGAACCCCAAGTCCCTGATGCTCCGCTTCCACACGCAGACGGCCGGCGTGCAGCTGACGGCCCAGCAGCCCGAGGTGAACCTCGTCCGCGTCGCCGTCCAGGGCCTGGCCGCGGTGCTGGGCGGCACCCAGTCCCTGCACACCAACTCCTTCGACGAGGCGATCGCGCTGCCGACGGACAAGAGCGCCCGTCTCGCCCTGCGCACCCAGCAGGTGCTGGCGTACGAGACCGATGTGACCGCGACGGTCGACCCCTTCGCAGGTTCGTATGTCATCGAGAAGATGACCGACGACGTCGAGGCGGCGGCCGTCGAGCTGATGCGGAAGATCGAAGACCTCGGCGGCGCGGTCTCAGCCATCGAACACGGCTTCCAGAAGAACGAGATCGAACGCTCCGCCTACCGCATCGCCCAGGAGACGGACTCCGGCGAGCGCGTCGTGGTCGGCGTCAACCGCTTCCAGCTCGACGAGGAAGAGCCGTACGAGCCCTTGCGGGTGGACCCCGCGATCGAGGCCCAACAGGCCGAACGCCTTGCGAAGCTGCGGGCCGAGCGCGACCAGGCGACCGTGGACGCGGCCCTCTCCGACCTGAAGAAGGCGGCCGAGGGCACGGACAACGTCCTCTACCCGATGCGGGAGGCCCTGAAGGCCCGCGCGACGGTGGGCGAGGTCAGCGACGCGCTCCGGGACGTGTGGGGCACCTACACACCGACGGATGCCTTCTGA
- a CDS encoding SDR family oxidoreductase produces MSTAPETRNAGDAGPPPGGRSVLVTGGGRGIGLTVARSLAARGDRVAVTFRTGEPPQGLFAVRCDVTDEAQVERAFKEVAAAQGDVEVLVANAGITQDGLLLALGDDAVDAVLDTNLRAVIRVAKHAARGMLGGRWGRMVLVSSAVAFTGSPGQTNYTAAKAGLVGLARSLAWELGGRGITVNVVAPGLVETDMLREVRPARVEQYLAMTPLGRPGTTDEVAAAVGFLTSEQASYITGAVLPVSGGLGMGH; encoded by the coding sequence ATGAGTACGGCTCCAGAGACCAGGAACGCCGGCGACGCCGGTCCGCCGCCCGGGGGCCGTTCCGTCCTCGTCACCGGGGGCGGCCGGGGCATCGGTCTGACCGTCGCCCGCTCGCTCGCCGCACGCGGCGACCGGGTGGCGGTCACCTTCCGTACCGGTGAGCCGCCTCAGGGGCTGTTCGCCGTGCGCTGCGACGTCACGGACGAGGCGCAGGTCGAGCGTGCCTTCAAGGAGGTCGCCGCCGCACAGGGCGATGTCGAGGTGCTGGTCGCGAACGCCGGGATCACTCAGGACGGACTGCTGCTGGCCCTCGGCGACGACGCGGTCGACGCCGTGCTCGACACCAACCTGCGGGCGGTCATCCGGGTCGCCAAGCACGCGGCCCGGGGCATGCTCGGGGGGCGCTGGGGCCGGATGGTGCTCGTCTCGTCCGCCGTCGCGTTCACCGGGTCGCCCGGCCAGACCAACTACACCGCCGCCAAGGCCGGCCTCGTCGGCCTCGCCCGCTCCCTCGCCTGGGAGCTCGGCGGTCGCGGCATCACCGTCAACGTCGTCGCCCCCGGCCTCGTCGAGACGGACATGCTGCGCGAGGTGCGCCCCGCCCGTGTGGAGCAGTACCTGGCGATGACGCCGCTCGGCCGGCCCGGCACCACCGACGAGGTCGCCGCGGCCGTCGGGTTCCTCACCAGCGAGCAGGCCTCGTACATCACCGGCGCCGTGCTGCCGGTCAGCGGTGGGCTCGGCATGGGTCACTGA